One Brassica oleracea var. oleracea cultivar TO1000 chromosome C7, BOL, whole genome shotgun sequence genomic window carries:
- the LOC106305410 gene encoding uncharacterized protein LOC106305410: MKQKRYLVVVFFVLFSFLLFVNLSEGRSGGVAEEYWKKMMKDEPLPEPIKDLLNNPFRTGQERFVKDFNTKSIVIIYHNPNV; encoded by the exons ATGAAACAAAAACGTTACTTGGTCGTCGTCTTCTTTGTCCTTTTCAGCTTTCTCCTG TTTGTGAATCTGAGTGAAGGAAGATCAGGAGGAGTTGCAGAAGAATATTGGAAGAAGATGATGAAGGATGAGCCATTACCTGAACCAATCAAAGATCTTCTTAACAATCCATTTAGGACAGGACAAGAGAGGTTCGTCAAAGATTTCAACACCAAGTCTATCGTCATCATCTACCACAATCCTAATGTATAA